Within the Leptodactylus fuscus isolate aLepFus1 chromosome 7 unlocalized genomic scaffold, aLepFus1.hap2 SUPER_7_unloc_1, whole genome shotgun sequence genome, the region ACTATGACCACTACCAGATTAATCCTATGGAGCCCAGGCCATGGTGATAACTCGAAGATAAGACATTTCTCTGAGCAAAGACACGGACACAAAATGGTTTATTTCCCAAGTTTTATTAGATACAATAATTTGTACATGAGACTCTGGCCCTACAAGTGGTCGGCTCCATCGCTCTCAGCTGCTCTCACAGAAGAAGGTGTTACATGCAACGGTCAAAGATGCCACCAAGATGACGAACTCTTGGAAGTCCACTTCCCCGTCTCCATTCTCATCTAATTCCTTCATGATCTTATCCACCGTGCCAGCATCTTTTTGGGTCTAGGAGAAATTAAGAGTGAATAGGAGGATTGTTATAATGTAGGGGATCATTGCTTCAATCCGTCTAGTGATGAGGTCAACTTCATTCACATTTCGGTAATTATTTTTCATCATCGCTTTGGTGGGAGCAAGACATCTTTCCGACTAGGTTTTAGGCTTGCCATACAGGGTAGTCACGCAACTTATCCTGACTACAGTGACCCTTCAGATTTTggttcatagaaatacattgggtTGCACATTGTGCGAAGATCAGGGCAGGTTCAACAAGCCGTCACAGTCACGTTACACAAAGTACATGTAGGTTGTCCCAGGGTTACCACATCTTGGATATCAAGCCTTATAATAATTGGGCCATTTCATGAGTGAAAAACTAGACCAAGCAAAGATTGAAATTGAACTCTTAAGAGTCCACTCACCTGCTTTAAGAAGATATAGGATTACGAACAACCCAGGGACTCCCAGAAGTATCCAGGGACGTTATCCGTAACCTAGTCCTAAGTGATCTCAGTACTATGTATCCCCGTAACAAAAGTTGTCTCTTACCTCTAGATACTCCCCAAGTTCATTCTGTAGTAGATCCTTCAGTTCTCTTCTACTCAACTTCTGCTTGTCACCTTCCTTGGCCGAGTACGTGTGGAAAACAGAGATAAGTGTCTCCATGGCTCCTTCTAACTGCGAAGACATCTCTGAAAAGTTCTGGTTGGTGACGTGTGCACACTGTGAAGAGAAGACATATTGTAGGATATTAGGTGGGATACAAGATGTGGTGATGAGGATTGGTGTTCGAGAAGATAGGTCAAGATGGCCGCACAGATTAGATAGACATAGGACGACAACTGAGCAAACCATCAAACTAACAATTGTCTAGTGAATGATCGTTTTGCAGAAGAGATCAATCGTCAAAAAGAGATTGCACAAAAATTTTGGTTTGTCTAATGTTTGAAAGTTTCGAGCACAGCCAACTTCTTTCGAGATGTTCTCGGTGTGTGGGTGGTTGGCTAGAAGATCTACGTTGTTGAATTTCACCTGATGATTGAAGACGCCCACTTTCATCTAATGTAGCCTAATGTGTACAGGCATCTTAAGGCATTGGAAGGATTTCGCACAGGatgatggagaaaaaaaatttacattgtcgACGGGAATGTTTCGACTCAGGATGAT harbors:
- the S100A1 gene encoding protein S100-A1, which produces MSSQLEGAMETLISVFHTYSAKEGDKQKLSRRELKDLLQNELGEYLETQKDAGTVDKIMKELDENGDGEVDFQEFVILVASLTVACNTFFCESS